A part of Capsicum annuum cultivar UCD-10X-F1 chromosome 6, UCD10Xv1.1, whole genome shotgun sequence genomic DNA contains:
- the LOC107876156 gene encoding mitochondrial arginine transporter BAC2 translates to MDFWPEFLASSWGKEFVAGGFGGIAGIVSGYPLDTIRVRQQSCTSGSALKILRHVAATEGPLALYRGMAAPLASVTFQNAMVFQIYAVLSRAFDRNVPASDPPSYKGVALGGFGTGALQSLMLTPVELVKIRLQLQQRNILDNKSQITGCRGPTDVARGIFRQEGWRGIYRGLTITVLRDAPAHGLYFWTYEYVREQLHPGCRKNGQESFRTMLIAGGLAGVASWMCCCPLDVIKTRFQAQSQSTPSRYTGIVDCFRRSVKQEGYNVLWRGLGTAVARAFVVNGAIFTAYETALRCLFINDNNNHENIKAENTL, encoded by the exons ATGGATTTCTGGCCAGAATTTCTAGCAAGTAGTTGGGGAAAAGAATTTGTGGCTGGTGGATTTGGTGGGATAGCGGGGATTGTATCTGGTTATCCTCTTGATACCATTAGAGTTCGTCAACAGAGCTGTACATCTGGTTCTGCTTTAAAAATCCTTCGTCACGTTGCTGCAACTGAAGGTCCATTGGCTTTGTACAGAGGCATGGCTGCTCCTCTTGCTTCTGTCACCTTTCAG AATGCCATGGTATTTCAGATTTATGCAGTGCTATCGCGGGCATTTGATAGGAATGTTCCAGCCAGTGATCCACCCTCCTACAAAGGAGTGGCTTTGGGTGGATTTGGAACAGGAGCATTACAAAGCCTAATGCTCACCCCTGTCGAACTTGTGAAAATTCGACTCCAGTTGCAACAGAGAAACATCCTggataataaaagtcaaataaCTGGCTGTAGGGGTCCAACTGATGTTGCAAGAGGCATATTCAGACAAGAAGGTTGGAGGGGAATTTACCGCGGATTAACAATTACAGTCCTCAGAGATGCACCAGCTCACGGCCTATATTTCTGGACATACGAGTATGTGAGAGAGCAGCTTCATCCAGGTTGTCGAAAGAATGGTCAAGAGAGCTTTCGAACAATGCTTATAGCGGGTGGTCTTGCAGGAGTAGCTAGCTGGATGTGCTGCTGTCCGCTAGATGTTATTAAAACAAGATTCCAGGCTCAGTCACAGTCTACACCATCAAGATACACTGGCATCGTTGATTGCTTTAGGAGAAGCGTGAAACAAGAGGGGTACAATGTGCTCTGGCGAGGTTTGGGAACTGCAGTTGCCAGAGCATTTGTAGTGAATGGGGCTATATTCACTGCCTATGAAACTGCCTTGAGGTGCCTTTTCATCAACGACaacaataatcatgagaataTTAAAGCTGAAAATACATTATAA